One Halioglobus japonicus DNA segment encodes these proteins:
- the thiO gene encoding glycine oxidase ThiO, translated as MTQARTTVGIAGAGIMGRLLALRLQHAGYQVTLFDRDPIECGSAAAYTAAGMLAPYTELESAESLIYELGQRSLSLWPDIVAQLDAPEVFHSGGSLAVAHGQDAADLEHFNQLLARKLPGEPGIAFLDRQGLAELEPELAPQFGNATFLAAESWVYTDTLMAALADTLQANGALWHSQCEVSELQAKLIVSANGRHHFDWVADCRGLGAAEDLPGLRGVRGEVIEVYAPEVSISRMVRLMHPRYRLYLVPRANHHYLLGATQIESDDTSEISVRSALELLSALYAIHPAFAEARIVATRTNCRPALLDNQPLVRLEEGVLQVNGLYRHGYLLAPAMAERAQQLLDATQSSVKQAI; from the coding sequence ATGACCCAAGCACGCACCACAGTGGGCATAGCCGGCGCCGGCATTATGGGCCGGCTGCTGGCATTGCGACTGCAACATGCCGGATATCAGGTCACGCTGTTCGATCGCGACCCGATAGAGTGCGGGTCGGCGGCGGCCTACACCGCCGCCGGCATGCTCGCGCCATACACGGAACTGGAGTCCGCCGAAAGTCTGATCTACGAACTGGGCCAGCGCAGTCTGAGCCTCTGGCCCGACATCGTGGCTCAGCTGGATGCCCCAGAGGTTTTTCATAGCGGTGGATCACTGGCGGTCGCCCATGGGCAAGATGCAGCAGACCTGGAACACTTCAATCAGTTACTGGCACGCAAGCTCCCCGGCGAGCCTGGCATTGCGTTTCTGGACCGGCAAGGTCTGGCCGAACTGGAACCGGAACTGGCGCCACAGTTTGGCAACGCCACATTCCTGGCAGCCGAGAGCTGGGTGTATACAGACACACTCATGGCAGCCCTCGCCGACACCCTGCAAGCCAACGGCGCCCTGTGGCATAGCCAATGCGAGGTCAGTGAACTCCAAGCCAAACTTATCGTCAGCGCCAATGGCCGGCACCACTTTGACTGGGTGGCGGACTGCCGCGGCCTGGGCGCCGCTGAGGATTTGCCCGGGCTGCGCGGTGTGCGCGGCGAAGTCATAGAGGTCTATGCCCCCGAGGTGAGCATCTCGCGCATGGTTAGGCTGATGCACCCGCGCTATCGCCTGTACCTGGTACCACGCGCGAATCATCACTACCTGCTCGGCGCCACCCAGATCGAAAGCGACGACACCAGTGAGATCAGTGTGCGCTCGGCGCTGGAACTTTTGTCGGCGCTGTATGCCATTCATCCGGCCTTTGCCGAGGCGAGAATTGTCGCGACCCGCACCAACTGCCGCCCCGCGCTGCTGGACAACCAGCCCCTCGTTCGGCTGGAAGAAGGTGTTCTGCAAGTCAACGGCCTGTACCGCCATGGGTACTTGCTGGCACCAGCTATGGCCGAACGCGCCCAACAGCTGCTGGACGCCACCCAATCATCGGTAAAACAAGCAATATGA
- the thiC gene encoding phosphomethylpyrimidine synthase ThiC has protein sequence MPKSSQYAQKLAESASVDELSTQPLPNSTKIYIEGSRPGVKVAMREVSLSPTHLQDGSLEENQPVRIYDTSGPYTDPAIDIDVRQGLAPMRGTWIEERADSVELDRFTSDYTRLRDANITLENLRFEHVRKPRRALPGNNVTQLHYARQGIITPEMEYIAIRENLALSEAAMEEASRDQHPGQNFGANTPKFITPEFVRSEVAAGRAVIPANINHPESEPMIIGRNFLVKINANIGNSAVTSSIEEEVEKMVWSTRWGGDTVMDLSTGDNIHETREWIVRNSPVPIGTVPIYQALEKVNGVAEDLTWEIFRDTLIEQAEQGVDYFTIHAGVLLRYVPMTAKRVTGIVSRGGSIMAKWCLAHHEENFLYTHFEDICEIMKAYDVTFSLGDGLRPGCVADANDEAQFSELRTLGELTKIAWEHDVQVFIEGPGHVPMHMVKENMDEQLKHCHEAPFYTLGPLVTDISPGYDHFASGIGAAMIGWYGCAMLCYVTPKEHLGLPNRDDVKEGIITYKIAAHAADLAKGHPASQIRDNALSKARFEFRWEDQFNLSLDPDRAREFHDETLPKESAKVAHFCSMCGPKFCSMKITQEVRDYAAKQEAEKGMEEMSEKFRSEGSEIYHEV, from the coding sequence ATGCCCAAATCCAGCCAATACGCCCAGAAACTCGCTGAATCCGCCAGCGTTGACGAGCTTTCGACCCAACCCCTGCCCAACTCCACCAAGATTTATATCGAGGGCAGCCGCCCGGGTGTGAAGGTGGCCATGCGAGAGGTCAGCCTGTCACCTACTCACCTGCAGGATGGCTCTCTGGAAGAGAACCAGCCGGTGCGCATTTACGACACCTCAGGGCCCTATACTGATCCCGCCATCGACATCGACGTGCGCCAGGGCCTGGCCCCCATGCGCGGCACCTGGATCGAAGAGCGCGCTGACTCTGTGGAGCTGGACCGGTTCACCTCCGACTACACCCGTCTGCGCGACGCCAACATCACCCTGGAAAACCTGCGCTTCGAACATGTGCGCAAGCCCCGCCGCGCACTGCCGGGTAACAATGTCACCCAGTTGCACTACGCCCGGCAGGGCATCATCACGCCGGAGATGGAATACATCGCCATCCGCGAAAACCTGGCGCTGTCGGAAGCGGCTATGGAAGAAGCCAGCCGCGATCAGCACCCCGGCCAGAACTTTGGTGCCAACACCCCCAAATTCATCACACCTGAATTTGTCCGCTCGGAAGTCGCTGCGGGCCGCGCCGTGATCCCCGCCAATATCAATCACCCGGAATCCGAACCGATGATTATCGGCCGCAACTTCCTGGTGAAGATTAACGCTAATATCGGCAACAGCGCGGTGACCTCGTCGATCGAGGAAGAAGTTGAAAAAATGGTGTGGTCAACCCGCTGGGGCGGTGACACTGTGATGGACTTGTCCACCGGCGACAACATCCACGAAACCCGCGAGTGGATTGTGCGTAACTCGCCGGTGCCTATTGGTACTGTGCCGATTTACCAGGCCCTGGAAAAAGTGAACGGTGTTGCCGAGGATCTCACCTGGGAAATTTTCCGCGACACCCTGATTGAGCAGGCCGAACAGGGCGTGGACTACTTCACCATTCATGCCGGCGTACTGCTGCGCTATGTCCCCATGACCGCCAAGCGCGTTACCGGCATTGTGTCCCGTGGTGGTTCCATTATGGCCAAGTGGTGCCTGGCCCATCATGAGGAGAACTTCCTATACACCCACTTCGAAGATATCTGCGAGATCATGAAGGCCTACGACGTGACCTTCTCCCTGGGCGATGGCTTGCGCCCCGGTTGTGTGGCCGACGCCAACGACGAGGCCCAGTTCTCTGAGCTACGCACCCTGGGCGAGCTCACCAAGATTGCCTGGGAACACGACGTACAGGTATTCATCGAAGGCCCCGGCCATGTGCCCATGCACATGGTGAAAGAGAACATGGATGAGCAGCTCAAGCACTGTCACGAGGCGCCCTTCTATACCCTCGGCCCGCTGGTGACAGATATCTCGCCGGGCTACGACCACTTTGCATCGGGCATTGGCGCCGCGATGATTGGCTGGTATGGCTGTGCCATGCTCTGCTACGTAACACCCAAAGAGCACCTGGGCCTGCCCAACCGGGACGATGTAAAGGAAGGCATCATCACCTACAAGATTGCCGCCCACGCAGCCGACCTGGCCAAGGGCCACCCAGCCAGCCAGATTCGCGACAACGCCCTGTCGAAAGCGCGTTTCGAGTTCCGCTGGGAAGACCAGTTCAACCTGAGCCTGGATCCAGACCGTGCCCGGGAATTCCACGACGAAACCCTGCCCAAGGAATCAGCCAAGGTCGCCCACTTCTGTTCCATGTGCGGACCAAAATTCTGCTCCATGAAAATCACCCAGGAAGTGCGTGACTATGCGGCCAAACAGGAGGCGGAAAAGGGCATGGAAGAAATGTCCGAAAAGTTCCGCTCCGAAGGCAGCGAGATCTACCACGAGGTCTGA
- a CDS encoding type II asparaginase — MKHSRLLVLALLALVAAVSSSLPAYAAPDITILATGGTIAGSAETQTQAGYTSGQVGVETLLAAVPQLKELADVSGEQVVNVGSQDMSDAIWLDLASRINTLLATKKTEGIVITHGTDTIEETAYFLNLVVDSDKPVVMTAAMRPSTALSADGPLNIYNAVAVAADIRASGRGVLVVANDDIHSARAVTKTNTTDVQTFVSPERGLIGTTLYGKNTFFRTPYRAHTSGSDFSLKGVKALPRVDIIYMHANFSADIIDAAVANGAKGLVIAGVGNGNMTTEAQAAVARATGAGVAVVRSSRVVSGATGRNVETDDDKLGTVASGELNPAKARVLLKLALLTTKDASDIQAMFDKY, encoded by the coding sequence ATGAAACACTCTCGCCTGCTCGTACTGGCCCTACTGGCCCTAGTGGCCGCGGTATCTAGCTCGCTGCCAGCCTACGCCGCCCCGGACATCACCATACTCGCCACGGGCGGTACTATCGCCGGGTCTGCGGAAACCCAGACTCAGGCTGGCTATACATCCGGACAAGTCGGTGTGGAGACATTGCTCGCAGCAGTGCCACAGCTAAAGGAGCTGGCCGATGTCAGCGGTGAGCAGGTGGTCAATGTCGGCAGCCAGGATATGAGCGATGCCATCTGGCTCGATCTGGCATCGCGCATCAATACACTCCTGGCGACCAAGAAAACCGAGGGCATTGTCATCACGCACGGCACCGATACTATCGAGGAGACTGCCTATTTTCTCAACCTGGTGGTCGACAGTGACAAGCCCGTGGTCATGACCGCCGCCATGCGCCCCTCTACGGCACTGTCTGCTGATGGGCCGCTGAACATTTACAACGCCGTTGCAGTAGCAGCGGATATCCGAGCCAGCGGCCGCGGCGTACTCGTGGTGGCCAACGACGATATTCACAGCGCCCGGGCGGTCACCAAAACCAATACCACGGACGTACAGACCTTTGTGTCCCCAGAGCGCGGACTTATCGGCACCACCCTGTACGGCAAGAACACCTTCTTCCGCACCCCTTACCGCGCCCACACCAGCGGCAGCGACTTCTCCCTGAAAGGGGTGAAGGCCCTGCCTCGGGTCGACATTATTTATATGCACGCCAACTTTTCCGCTGACATCATCGACGCAGCGGTCGCCAATGGTGCCAAGGGCCTGGTGATCGCCGGTGTAGGCAATGGCAATATGACTACCGAGGCCCAGGCCGCCGTGGCCCGCGCCACGGGCGCCGGTGTGGCAGTAGTGCGCTCCTCGCGCGTGGTCAGTGGTGCCACCGGGCGCAATGTCGAGACCGACGACGATAAGCTGGGCACAGTTGCCTCCGGCGAGCTGAATCCGGCCAAGGCGCGCGTGCTGCTCAAGCTGGCCCTGCTGACCACCAAAGACGCCAGCGATATTCAGGCGATGTTCGACAAATACTAA
- a CDS encoding DcaP family trimeric outer membrane transporter, translating to MELNRDWILAAAVTALAAAPTAMAQSDAERIRILEEQLQQQQQMLQQMQAELQRLKAAGVSADAVTVPVEDLHEPVAVASAPKELDAETVLGFDIYGFVMADAIYDFNRVDPDWNDTLRVSTIPTTEGLYGEDGEFIFSVRQSRLGFKGDWDTDAGKVTALFEWELFGTGGDAGQTTPRLRHAWGTWKNFGMGQYWSNFMDADVFPNTIDYWGPTGMVFYRNKQARYTFPMGDNEFAVSLEDPSTALTVGKFRDDCTSDPNCDSLIGDVFQAKNDVPDLVARYRSNNDWGHWQLAGIARKLGFERTDTGDTDSEFGWGLNASSVVKINDLDRLKLQVVYGEGIGNYMNDGGIDIAPKNAELADNRAEVVPLLGIVAYYDHYWNERWSTSVGWSTTRLDTTDGQAFDEFETGQIAQINLLHYPTDGVLVGGELIWGEREEVDGVSVDDLRVQMSLKVNFPR from the coding sequence ATGGAATTAAACCGGGATTGGATTCTGGCGGCGGCTGTCACAGCACTTGCAGCAGCGCCTACCGCGATGGCGCAGTCAGACGCTGAGCGCATCAGAATACTCGAGGAGCAGTTGCAGCAGCAGCAACAGATGTTGCAGCAAATGCAGGCTGAACTGCAGCGCCTCAAAGCAGCGGGTGTATCGGCCGATGCGGTGACGGTGCCAGTGGAAGATTTGCACGAGCCTGTGGCTGTGGCGTCGGCGCCCAAAGAACTGGACGCAGAAACCGTCCTTGGCTTTGATATCTACGGCTTTGTGATGGCGGACGCGATTTATGACTTCAATCGGGTAGATCCGGATTGGAATGACACCTTGCGAGTGAGCACCATCCCCACAACCGAAGGCTTGTACGGTGAAGACGGCGAATTTATATTTTCAGTGCGCCAAAGCCGCCTAGGCTTTAAAGGCGATTGGGATACCGATGCCGGTAAAGTCACCGCGCTGTTCGAATGGGAGCTGTTTGGTACCGGCGGCGACGCCGGACAGACAACACCGCGACTGCGTCACGCCTGGGGCACCTGGAAAAACTTCGGCATGGGCCAGTACTGGTCTAACTTCATGGACGCGGATGTTTTCCCGAATACCATCGATTACTGGGGCCCAACCGGCATGGTGTTCTACCGCAACAAGCAGGCGCGTTACACCTTCCCGATGGGTGACAATGAATTTGCGGTTTCACTGGAAGACCCCAGTACGGCTCTCACCGTGGGCAAATTCCGCGATGATTGCACCAGTGACCCTAATTGTGACTCGTTAATTGGCGATGTTTTTCAGGCCAAGAATGATGTACCTGACCTCGTTGCACGTTATCGCAGCAACAATGACTGGGGCCACTGGCAACTGGCGGGTATCGCCCGCAAGCTGGGCTTTGAACGCACAGACACTGGCGATACCGACAGTGAGTTTGGCTGGGGTCTTAACGCCAGCTCTGTGGTCAAGATCAATGACCTCGATCGCCTGAAGTTACAGGTTGTGTACGGCGAGGGTATTGGTAACTACATGAACGACGGTGGTATCGATATTGCGCCCAAGAACGCAGAGCTCGCTGACAATCGCGCTGAAGTAGTGCCGCTGCTGGGTATCGTTGCCTACTACGATCATTACTGGAACGAGCGTTGGTCCACCTCGGTGGGTTGGAGCACGACGCGCCTTGACACCACTGACGGCCAGGCATTCGATGAATTCGAGACCGGCCAGATAGCCCAGATCAACCTGCTGCACTATCCTACCGATGGTGTACTGGTGGGCGGTGAGCTGATCTGGGGTGAGCGCGAAGAGGTCGATGGTGTCAGCGTCGATGACCTGCGTGTACAAATGTCACTGAAAGTTAACTTTCCCCGCTAA
- the glsA gene encoding glutaminase A codes for MLLKNTLKSLAIVTAGLLFAGQALAGAITPEQYQKVVDEAYAKFKGVKDGANADYIPILAKVPSDMFGIALVTRDGKVYAAGEQQYEFSIQSVSKPFTASLIMAEQGPAAIRKKIGVEPTGLPFNSKMALELYPARSVNPLVNAGAIAAVSMVEADSEEDRWNKVYNNIQAFAARDLQVLEEVYESEMSEVWGNRAIANLLYNYGRLYADPEESLRVYTRQCSIGINTRDLGIMGATLANEGVNPITNKKLLDKEDVPELLAIMATAGFYDESGEWMYRSGLPAKTGVGGGIVAVVPGKFAIATFSPPLNEAGNSVRGLKAINHIAGELGVGLYGPNTGE; via the coding sequence ATGTTGTTGAAGAACACACTGAAGAGCCTAGCGATAGTTACCGCCGGGTTATTATTTGCAGGCCAGGCACTGGCAGGGGCAATTACGCCCGAGCAGTATCAAAAGGTCGTCGACGAGGCCTACGCAAAGTTCAAAGGCGTCAAGGATGGCGCGAATGCGGATTACATTCCCATTCTGGCCAAAGTGCCCAGCGACATGTTCGGCATAGCCCTGGTCACCCGCGATGGCAAGGTATACGCCGCGGGTGAGCAACAATACGAGTTTTCCATTCAGTCTGTATCCAAGCCGTTTACAGCGTCGCTGATCATGGCCGAACAGGGGCCAGCGGCGATCCGTAAAAAAATCGGTGTAGAGCCAACAGGTCTGCCGTTTAACTCGAAAATGGCTCTGGAGCTGTACCCCGCTCGCTCGGTTAACCCACTGGTTAACGCCGGTGCCATCGCCGCAGTGAGTATGGTGGAGGCCGATTCCGAAGAAGATCGCTGGAACAAGGTCTACAACAATATTCAGGCATTCGCCGCCCGCGACCTGCAGGTGCTGGAGGAAGTGTACGAGTCGGAAATGAGTGAGGTGTGGGGTAACCGCGCCATTGCCAACCTGCTCTATAACTACGGTCGCCTGTACGCTGATCCTGAAGAGTCACTGCGTGTTTACACGCGCCAGTGCTCCATCGGTATTAACACGCGTGATCTAGGCATCATGGGTGCAACGCTGGCCAATGAAGGCGTTAACCCCATCACCAACAAGAAGCTTCTGGACAAGGAAGATGTTCCCGAGTTGCTGGCTATCATGGCAACCGCCGGGTTCTATGACGAGTCTGGTGAGTGGATGTATCGCTCCGGTCTGCCGGCCAAGACCGGTGTGGGCGGCGGTATTGTTGCTGTGGTGCCAGGCAAGTTTGCCATTGCCACGTTCTCACCGCCTTTGAATGAGGCAGGTAATAGTGTGAGAGGCTTGAAGGCCATCAATCACATTGCCGGCGAACTGGGTGTTGGGCTGTATGGCCCGAATACCGGCGAGTAA
- a CDS encoding LysR family transcriptional regulator encodes MSKTTLEQWRMLKAVVEHGGFAHAAEAVHKSQSSINHAVHKLQDQLGIALLEVTGRKAHLTEAGALLLRRAERLLEQSEQLEDIATGLAAGTEAELRLAIDEVFPQCFLADALQAFSNQFPNTRIQLFETVLSGGAEKLVAGEVDILIAGSAPQGFMGNPLLRAEFIAVASAEHPLHRLQRELSLDDLRQHRQIVIRDSALHDSRDSGWLGAEQRWTVSHVATSADMVSRGMGYAWLPSTRVAEGLESGILRELPLGKASRRYAELNLIHADQETAGPAARALEKLLAQTCAGMR; translated from the coding sequence ATGAGCAAAACGACTCTCGAACAATGGCGCATGCTGAAAGCGGTCGTCGAACACGGTGGCTTCGCTCATGCGGCAGAGGCTGTGCATAAGAGCCAGTCCAGCATTAATCACGCCGTGCATAAGCTGCAGGACCAACTCGGCATAGCACTGCTGGAAGTAACAGGCCGCAAGGCCCATCTCACCGAAGCCGGGGCACTCTTGTTGCGCCGGGCTGAGCGGCTGCTGGAACAATCCGAGCAATTGGAAGACATTGCCACTGGCCTCGCCGCGGGCACCGAAGCAGAGCTTCGCCTGGCTATCGACGAAGTGTTCCCGCAGTGTTTTCTGGCTGACGCACTGCAGGCGTTTTCCAATCAATTCCCGAACACCCGCATTCAATTGTTCGAAACGGTGCTCTCTGGCGGGGCTGAGAAGCTAGTGGCGGGCGAAGTCGATATTCTCATCGCCGGATCAGCACCGCAGGGATTCATGGGTAACCCCCTCCTCCGCGCGGAATTCATCGCGGTGGCCAGCGCCGAGCACCCCCTCCACCGTTTACAACGTGAACTCTCCCTGGACGACTTGCGCCAGCACCGCCAGATCGTCATTCGCGACTCAGCCCTGCACGACAGTAGAGACTCTGGATGGCTCGGTGCAGAGCAACGCTGGACGGTTTCCCATGTCGCCACCTCCGCGGACATGGTCAGCCGCGGCATGGGCTACGCCTGGCTGCCCAGCACACGCGTTGCCGAGGGGCTGGAGTCAGGAATACTGAGAGAATTGCCGTTGGGCAAAGCCAGTCGACGCTATGCAGAGTTGAATCTGATTCACGCTGATCAGGAAACAGCTGGGCCCGCTGCGCGGGCCCTGGAAAAACTGCTGGCACAGACTTGTGCCGGAATGCGTTAG
- a CDS encoding pirin family protein has translation MTQRQITEVRTAHPSRDGDGVAIQRISGMRHAGMDPILMIDELRSEQREDFAGGFPPHPHRGMQTLTYLKRGGISHEDSLGNRGEIRGGGAQWMSAGRGVIHSEMPTVDTNGLHGFQLWVNLPAAQKMSAPNYRDVPANELVEWRGEGTSATAIAGQWHLADADVTGPLAELAGHAGVLDMSLDPEVELTLQVPDEENLLAYVYAGSMIVNAREVHAQQMAVTSAGRVMTLHAGVEGTQVLLLRGAPLGEPVANYGPFVMNTPDEIEQTLRDYQSGQFP, from the coding sequence ATGACACAACGACAGATTACCGAAGTACGCACCGCACACCCCAGCCGGGATGGCGATGGGGTCGCCATCCAACGCATCTCTGGCATGCGCCATGCTGGCATGGACCCCATTCTCATGATTGATGAATTGCGCTCAGAGCAACGTGAGGATTTTGCCGGAGGTTTCCCACCGCACCCGCACCGGGGTATGCAAACGCTCACCTACCTGAAGCGGGGAGGCATCTCTCATGAGGACAGCCTGGGCAATCGCGGCGAGATTCGCGGCGGTGGCGCCCAGTGGATGTCCGCCGGCCGTGGCGTTATTCACTCGGAAATGCCGACTGTGGATACCAACGGTCTGCATGGCTTTCAACTCTGGGTGAATTTGCCCGCTGCGCAAAAGATGTCGGCGCCCAACTATCGCGATGTGCCTGCAAATGAACTGGTTGAATGGCGCGGCGAGGGCACCAGTGCCACCGCCATTGCCGGCCAGTGGCATCTGGCTGACGCCGATGTGACCGGGCCGCTGGCAGAGTTGGCCGGTCACGCTGGTGTATTGGATATGAGCCTTGACCCAGAGGTTGAACTGACGCTGCAGGTGCCTGATGAGGAGAACTTGTTGGCCTATGTTTATGCTGGAAGCATGATTGTGAATGCGCGCGAGGTGCATGCCCAGCAAATGGCCGTCACCAGTGCCGGTCGTGTCATGACTTTGCACGCTGGCGTCGAGGGTACTCAGGTACTGCTGCTGCGAGGAGCCCCGCTTGGTGAGCCGGTCGCAAACTATGGCCCATTTGTAATGAATACACCCGACGAAATCGAGCAGACCCTGCGCGATTACCAGTCTGGCCAGTTCCCCTGA
- a CDS encoding glutamate synthase-related protein codes for MSDVQFALNADADYIILDGRGGGTGAAPLLFLDHISVPAIPALARARRYLDAQGASGGVP; via the coding sequence TTGAGCGATGTTCAGTTCGCGCTAAATGCGGACGCCGACTACATCATTCTCGATGGTCGTGGCGGCGGCACCGGCGCTGCGCCGCTGTTGTTCCTCGACCATATCAGTGTGCCTGCGATTCCTGCCCTGGCCAGGGCGCGGCGTTATCTGGATGCCCAGGGCGCATCCGGAGGGGTACCCTGA
- a CDS encoding glutamate synthase-related protein has product MALGADGVALANSAMQAIGCVGARMCNSNNCPAGIATQKPELRARLDVAEGPSVLRNTCRPAWS; this is encoded by the coding sequence ATGGCTCTGGGCGCGGATGGGGTGGCCCTGGCCAATAGCGCCATGCAGGCGATTGGATGTGTTGGTGCGCGCATGTGTAACAGCAACAATTGCCCGGCCGGCATAGCCACGCAGAAACCCGAGCTGCGCGCCCGTCTGGATGTCGCTGAAGGGCCCAGCGTCTTGCGAAATACATGCAGGCCAGCGTGGAGTTGA
- a CDS encoding HAD family hydrolase produces the protein MTRCKTGGLHKQVVRLLSVGLVVVGMVFSVASNAAEPLSSWRDGATRDAIVRFVTEVSDTSSSAYVSPSERIAVFDNDGTLWAEQPMYFQLMFAIHRVEAMAADHPEWKTREPFASLLKGDVAAALAGGMPAIVELVMETHANVSTDEFAAAVNDWLATARHPKTGYKYTEMVYQPMLELLDYLRANGFTTYIVSGGGIDFMRPWTEAVYGIPPEQVVGSSVKTRYEVLDGVPTLVRAPEMNFIDDKEGKPVGIHTHIGRRPIMAVGNSDGDFQMLEWVTARPGPSLGVIVHHTDAERAWAYDRDSHIGKLDRALDEGRIVGGSLSI, from the coding sequence ATGACTAGATGTAAAACCGGTGGGCTACACAAGCAGGTGGTCCGCCTGCTCAGTGTCGGCCTCGTAGTGGTGGGTATGGTATTCTCTGTCGCGAGCAATGCGGCAGAGCCACTGTCTTCCTGGCGCGATGGCGCCACTCGCGACGCCATCGTGCGCTTTGTGACCGAGGTCAGTGACACAAGTTCGTCTGCCTATGTGTCACCATCGGAGCGCATTGCGGTATTCGATAACGATGGAACGCTGTGGGCGGAGCAGCCCATGTACTTCCAGCTCATGTTTGCGATTCATCGCGTGGAGGCCATGGCGGCCGATCATCCCGAGTGGAAAACCCGGGAGCCGTTTGCCTCGCTACTCAAGGGCGACGTCGCCGCAGCCCTGGCCGGAGGTATGCCTGCCATTGTTGAGTTGGTGATGGAGACGCATGCCAATGTCAGCACCGATGAATTTGCAGCCGCCGTGAATGACTGGCTGGCCACGGCGCGGCATCCGAAGACAGGCTACAAGTACACGGAAATGGTGTATCAGCCGATGCTTGAGTTGCTCGATTATCTGCGCGCCAACGGTTTTACCACCTACATCGTGTCCGGCGGCGGAATCGATTTCATGCGACCCTGGACGGAAGCAGTTTACGGCATTCCCCCGGAGCAGGTCGTCGGCTCCAGTGTGAAAACCCGTTACGAAGTGCTTGATGGAGTGCCCACATTGGTACGGGCACCGGAGATGAACTTCATCGACGACAAGGAAGGCAAGCCCGTCGGCATTCATACCCATATCGGTCGCCGGCCCATTATGGCTGTGGGTAATTCCGATGGCGACTTCCAGATGCTGGAGTGGGTTACCGCACGGCCCGGGCCAAGTCTCGGTGTGATCGTGCATCATACTGACGCCGAGCGCGCGTGGGCCTATGACCGCGATTCCCATATCGGCAAGCTCGACCGCGCCCTGGACGAGGGCCGGATCGTGGGTGGGTCATTGTCGATATGA
- a CDS encoding SDR family oxidoreductase, with amino-acid sequence MKTVLVTGAAQGIGLATARRYAAQGWMVGLYDLNTAAIEELLSSDEFPQACGGHCDVTDLASIEAMVADFSSYSGGQLDLLVNNAGVLSAGAFTDIAATAHDLIVDVNVRGATHVLQCAFPLLAKTADATVVNLCSASSIHGMPSLAVYSASKFYVDGLTEALDLEWRAHDIHVTCVKPPVINTAMGRAVDSTIPQRAPVNYGPEDVARWIQKAAEGRGTSFPMGMAMSVYYWLDKLLPNPLRHAMARYLMRA; translated from the coding sequence ATGAAAACGGTACTGGTGACCGGCGCTGCCCAGGGCATTGGTCTTGCCACGGCAAGGCGCTATGCGGCGCAGGGGTGGATGGTCGGTCTTTACGACCTGAACACTGCGGCGATCGAGGAGTTACTCTCAAGCGATGAATTTCCCCAGGCCTGTGGTGGGCACTGCGATGTTACCGATCTGGCTTCGATCGAGGCCATGGTGGCGGACTTTTCCAGCTACAGCGGTGGGCAGCTCGATCTACTGGTCAACAATGCTGGAGTGCTGTCCGCAGGGGCGTTCACCGACATCGCGGCAACAGCCCATGACCTGATAGTGGACGTTAACGTGCGCGGGGCAACCCACGTGCTTCAATGTGCGTTTCCACTGTTGGCGAAAACTGCTGACGCCACTGTGGTAAACCTGTGCTCCGCCTCCAGTATCCATGGTATGCCTTCGCTGGCGGTATACAGTGCCAGCAAGTTCTACGTCGACGGTTTGACTGAAGCACTGGACCTGGAATGGCGTGCGCATGATATTCACGTGACCTGCGTAAAACCGCCGGTCATCAACACGGCCATGGGGCGCGCAGTAGACAGCACCATTCCCCAGCGTGCGCCAGTTAACTATGGCCCGGAAGATGTGGCTCGCTGGATCCAGAAGGCCGCAGAAGGTCGCGGCACATCCTTCCCCATGGGCATGGCAATGTCTGTGTACTACTGGCTCGACAAACTTCTGCCCAACCCATTGCGGCACGCTATGGCGAGATATTTGATGCGCGCCTAG